One segment of Pseudodesulfovibrio sp. 5S69 DNA contains the following:
- a CDS encoding glycerophosphodiester phosphodiesterase, translating to MFFDHLQGAGYVCAHRGARALAPENTMLAAELGLVQGADFWEMDVQRTADGELVVIHDDDLGRTTDVSSRPEFCERAPWPVRMFTLEELRSLDAGSWFAVSDPYGTIARGEVRKSDLGRMRGQRIPTLEETLAFTRRNDFPMNLEIKDLEYAPGDLSIVSQVLRKIREAKAEDLILVSSFNHDYLAEMRRLAPEIPVAALVEGTHPENIEQYLAALGAVGYHPDEAILDEELVRRLTAAGIHVSPYTVNDMDRAQALIDAGCFGIITDFTHTLRRRLAAR from the coding sequence ATGTTCTTCGATCATCTGCAAGGCGCGGGCTATGTCTGCGCCCATCGCGGCGCGCGTGCCCTGGCTCCCGAGAACACCATGCTGGCCGCCGAGCTCGGCCTGGTGCAGGGCGCCGACTTCTGGGAGATGGACGTCCAGCGGACCGCCGACGGCGAGTTGGTGGTCATCCACGACGACGACCTGGGCCGGACCACGGACGTCTCGTCCCGTCCCGAGTTCTGCGAGCGCGCGCCCTGGCCCGTCCGCATGTTCACCCTGGAGGAGCTGCGCTCCCTGGACGCCGGGTCGTGGTTCGCCGTGTCCGATCCCTACGGGACCATCGCCCGCGGCGAGGTGCGCAAGTCCGATCTCGGGCGCATGCGCGGCCAGCGTATCCCCACCCTGGAGGAGACCCTGGCCTTCACCCGGCGCAACGATTTCCCCATGAACCTGGAGATCAAGGACTTGGAGTACGCCCCCGGCGACCTGTCCATCGTCTCCCAGGTCCTGCGCAAGATCCGCGAGGCCAAGGCCGAGGACCTGATCCTGGTCTCCTCCTTCAACCACGACTACCTCGCCGAGATGCGCCGTCTGGCCCCGGAAATCCCGGTGGCCGCCCTGGTGGAGGGGACCCATCCCGAGAACATCGAGCAGTACCTCGCCGCGCTCGGCGCGGTGGGCTACCACCCGGACGAGGCCATCCTCGACGAGGAGCTGGTCCGCCGGTTGACCGCAGCGGGCATCCACGTCTCCCCCTACACGGTCAACGACATGGACCGGGCGCAGGCGCTCATCGATGCGGGCTGCTTCGGGATCATCACCGACTTCACCCACACCCTGCGCAGGCGGCTGGCCGCGCGCTGA
- a CDS encoding ABC transporter permease: protein MIRSLPRSKTYDWSFNAFIILYFVFLFAPLVVTCVLAFNNSDFPSLPWQGFSLDWFLADGPDRVGLFHDAQNLRSILTSFETAFFVSILSVVVGTCASFLFEKETFRFKGLLYMLMLAPLVIPGVILGISQLLAANTAGTFFDDTFGVDIPIFRPSFWLVVLGQFSFITTFVTLVVSARLRKFDPSLEEAALNLGATHFGVIRHVTLKFLRPAIVGAGAVAFLMSFENFNTTLFLVGSEPTLPINLYLQVRDGSTPVINAVSLMLIVGTSLLALINFYFTRKTD, encoded by the coding sequence ATGATCCGTTCCCTGCCGCGCTCCAAGACCTACGACTGGTCCTTCAACGCGTTCATCATCCTCTATTTCGTGTTCCTGTTCGCGCCGCTGGTGGTCACCTGCGTGCTGGCCTTCAACAACTCGGACTTCCCGTCCCTGCCGTGGCAAGGATTCAGCCTGGATTGGTTCCTGGCCGACGGGCCGGACCGGGTCGGCCTGTTCCACGACGCGCAGAACCTGCGTTCCATCCTGACCAGCTTCGAGACCGCCTTCTTCGTGTCCATCCTGAGCGTGGTGGTCGGCACCTGCGCGAGCTTCCTGTTCGAGAAGGAGACCTTCCGCTTCAAGGGGCTGCTGTACATGCTCATGCTTGCCCCGCTGGTCATCCCCGGCGTCATCCTGGGCATCTCCCAGCTGCTCGCGGCCAACACGGCGGGCACCTTCTTCGACGACACCTTCGGCGTGGACATCCCCATCTTCCGGCCGAGCTTCTGGCTGGTGGTGCTCGGCCAGTTCTCGTTCATCACCACCTTCGTCACCCTGGTGGTCTCGGCCCGGCTGCGCAAGTTCGACCCCTCCCTGGAGGAGGCCGCCCTGAACCTCGGGGCCACGCACTTCGGGGTCATCCGGCACGTCACGCTCAAGTTCCTGCGGCCCGCCATCGTCGGGGCCGGGGCCGTGGCCTTCCTGATGAGCTTCGAGAACTTCAACACGACCCTGTTCCTGGTGGGCTCGGAACCGACCCTGCCCATCAACCTCTATCTCCAGGTGCGCGACGGCTCCACCCCGGTCATCAACGCGGTCTCGCTGATGCTCATCGTGGGCACCTCCCTGCTCGCCCTGATCAATTTCTATTTTACCAGGAAGACGGACTGA